The following coding sequences lie in one Vespula pensylvanica isolate Volc-1 chromosome 7, ASM1446617v1, whole genome shotgun sequence genomic window:
- the LOC122630785 gene encoding protein penguin produces MKRKEEEISTARKPKRIKNTLNNDDTVTEKVSLNVVKKEKQDKENNLKKEKKVKFEKPLLKNSLKIHQKDLKKKSNLKNLKNKKNITKDNILATQKEDWQNFKKKKKDLREKRKERRLTDVYEISIRAKKISEKLRRTDCTLEEKKKLIQELHELLKSHYNKIIFTHDISRIVQWILKYSEPDMRNAVFDELKPSIIAMTQSKYAKNCVKVLLKYGSAILRKNIISEWYGNIVNLMSNIVSAPLIELAYSTWATNEDKINFKQEFYGDIYKKAKDKKVKILSDAFENAEGMKSAILSAVKTNVIRILNKKFINSVLLQTVIWEYLTNCSNVDRSEMIVMLRNLVVELSSTKVGTKVAMLCIWHGTNKDRKIIMKALKENIKSIAMSEHGYMVLLALIDSVDDTVLMKKIILSEIQKDLTEIVLNEYGKHVILYLVARRDPHYFPPSIVECLSQGDSNETSKKPADIREKELREAVTDLYLESIASETTEWLSKGSVLMVTLAILKVGSGEKLKCVFKAIASFLTNTESEHDLIEHPGLHMMLKKLIQNDKNLETKGETTFGAILIDYLTKNILKQWIQFNRGCFLLILLIENENETVISKLILKLQALLQNIKKEQTPGASILLKKLKEKQ; encoded by the coding sequence atgaaacgaaaagaagaagaaatttctacagcaagaaaaccaaaaaggataaagaacaCTTTAAACAATGATGATACAGTCACAGAAAAAGTAAGCTTAAATGttgtcaaaaaagaaaaacaggataaagaaaataatctaaagaaagaaaagaaagtaaaatttgaaaaaccATTGTTAAagaattcattgaaaatacatcaaaaagatttaaaaaaaaaaagtaatttaaagaatttaaaaaataaaaaaaatattacaaaagataatattttagcGACACAAAAGGAAGATTGGCAgaactttaaaaagaaaaagaaagatttaagagaaaaaagaaaagaaagaagattaacAGATGTGTATGAGATATCTATTCGAGCAAAAAAGATAAGTGAAAAATTACGTAGAACTGACTGTactttggaagaaaaaaagaaattgattcaAGAGCTTcacgaattattaaaatcccattataacaaaataatatttactcaTGATATATCGCGTATAGTTCAATGGATACTTAAATATTCTGAACCTGATATGAGAAACGCTGTATTTGATGAATTAAAGCCATCTATCATAGCTATGACTCAATCAAAATATGCAAAGAATTGtgtaaaagttttattaaaatatggaTCTgcaatattaagaaaaaatattatttcagaatGGTATGGAAATATAGTTAATTTGATGAGTAATATTGTCTCTGCTCCTCTTATTGAACTTGCATATTCTACTTGGGCTAcaaatgaagataaaataaattttaaacaagAATTCTATGgtgatatatacaaaaaagctaaagataaaaaagtaaagattcTCTCTGATGCTTTTGAAAATGCAGAAGGTATGAAATCTGCAATATTATCTGCTGTAAAAACGAATgtaattagaattttaaataagaaatttattaattctgtATTACTTCAAACTGTCATTTGggaatatttaacaaattgttCAAATGTAGATAGAAGTGAAATGATAGTTATGTTAAGAAATTTAGTAGTTGAATTATCTAGTACAAAAGTTGGTACTAAAGTTGCTATGCTTTGTATATGGCATGGAACTAATAAAgacagaaaaattattatgaaagctctcaaagaaaatattaaaagtattgcCATGTCTGAACATGGGTATATGGTATTACTAGCACTCATTGATTCTGTTGATGATActgttttaatgaaaaaaataattctctctgAAATCCAAAAAGATTTAACAGAAATAGTATTAAATGAATATGGAAAacatgttatattatatcttgtaGCAAGGAGAGATCCTCATTATTTTCCACCTAGTATAGTAGAATGTTTAAGTCAAGGAGATAGTAATGAAACAAGCAAAAAACCAGCTgatattagagaaaaagaacttcGTGAAGCTGTAACAGACTTATATTTAGAATCAATTGCTTCAGAAACAACAGAGTGGTTGTCAAAAGGATCTGTTTTAATGGTTACTCTTGCAATATTGAAAGTAGGTTCTGGTGAAAAATTAAAGTGTGTATTTAAAGCTAttgcttcttttcttactaATACAGAATCTGAACACGATCTTATTGAACATCCAGGTTTACATATGATGTTAAAAAAACTTAttcaaaatgataaaaatttagaaacaAAGGGAGAGACTACTTTTGGTGCTATATTAATTGACTATCTAACAAAGAATATTCTGAAGCAATGGATACAATTTAATAGAGGTTGTTTTTtgcttattttattaatagaaaatgagaatgaaaCAGTAATTAGtaagttaatattaaaactgCAAGCACTATTGCAAAACATTAAGAAAGAACAAACTCCAGGAGCATCAATTTTActtaaaaagttaaaagagaaacaatga
- the LOC122630782 gene encoding proteasome adapter and scaffold protein ECM29, translating to MAAATDELILLERVFLRLGSADTDEQLQASVCKFLPPVLLKLSSAQEGVRKKVMELLIHINRRVKTRPQVQLPVEALLLQYQDPAASSFVINFTIIYIKLGYPRMEIKKQAELIPSILNAIDGKPLSHQDSLMLIIMPALGHINIPADPDNRTSLLGLQDKPYVSKQLINFMLDVLLLPYGSVGQSENQQVNQTVDWPQFPIPPGLSEYAFKRIIGEHPPTAEQLEQTKLGIVKFISSGFFPDSDIFIHLVVAAADTRFSVANMADLELKKIVSSLDWSSMQIAAPLYTLFLGTDGLATQKEIKPEMKRLPASTRIRLKVLHYLCRLIKSGFIIPSCIQVVFDSLYGKNTNSKLKSLALKFTSNIVQQCSLTPLVRVAGVILNGMIKLISEGEDIHKPMAYTIIGQLGRRIPSLINKDLSLLQNLFDTLVSTDGDLRRTVRDALISVTSAFILNKEDKSNIALMNALLSSHIESPESSVRFVAMHYAATVFPPDDAPSRYLLLLSCGDNKHEISTEAVKALYSGIHKTDGDSHDKQDVKQTVVPDFSDLVAYIHSKMQIRMSVPSGGKINIGSKTLPFNIATFSEIINYLRVCLAKSANIPKYNEPLQHPCEYTPMIGRYLQNLYKTQPGALNYYLDMILLLTHAAADSTSLQALLEIVGCIPNYMREIYEKELPWLRTLLTSTKPDVRYLVAKVYGVITSNFSSTDFEKHISEIIDMTKKKHVESQHGSLLALTFMIERNLIIKRNENRDVLLNWEMYIHVVKIICTFLHESTILLMDAAVEAIGIVGKTFPLPLPAEGNDELSKKAVTETLFSIVTDVKIKTKVKEKAVISLGYICVAEDFPHTTYIIDKIITMAKETKDIEIHLIMGEALVCCVQGQASPEGRDAWTTLPSEYKISFSNKSIELLIYVLDELLKMYKIPHPNSRQATCIWLLALLKHNVQRDCIKTKLSAIHHAFIEFLSEDSDIIQDLAAKGLSLVHANSTQEERNSLVSSILEQFMQGRRTVQQVTSDTKLFEEGQLGKSPSGGNISTYREICSLATELQKPELVYYFMRLANHNAVWTSKKGAAFGFAAIASIASDELNKYLPSIIPRLYRYQYDPTPKLQQSMSSIWREIVPSTLKALEQYHKEILDDIRNNLTNNEWRVRISCCNALSDLLRANIHINLELYAPELWMKLFRVMDDIHEGTRVAATNTAKVLSKVCIRYCDPSSGKAGEDLLQAILPSLLDIGVLHTVDTVRIISLQTISQLVTSAGNLLKPALVNLIPALLSAIGESENPNLSYLSNAYGTTSEAQDAIDALRTSIARDHHAAETISKCIQYIDASILKDLMPKVIELIKCSVGFGTKIACSHFLILLSTHSKQEMQPYTGKLLVVLVNGLADRNAAVRRNNAIAIGHVVGSAKESSLEKLFNTLNTWYMEKEDDSIRLAVGQTLQSINNHNQELLRNYLNIIIPLIFFAMHAEKTQANKNTVALWTELWNDIIPGTETGIRQNLSTITTTLRGALESASWNTKVQAANAVNTVASKLGSGVDIDARNTLLKVLTDGLRGRTWNGKEKVLSALATLASNSKETLHEDEKLKEMIIETLYRESKKEAVEYRQHALQAFCTVLHELDIDKFTEVYNIAQEILTKLSNKNTGDDDSITENSKRKENNIKLQEVVYEILGKAWPSSKKTQDNFCIEFVQHCQQVLPNTTRPVQVAILTSLNHFVDKLVLFTINNANMTTKDKETLNSLCDMLCNILSHCISTPRYTRIRKEGLNIVISLSKKLNETKNIENLDKIKLVLKELMPDLAKDNQPEIRTRVIDIKEMLKM from the exons ATGGCAGCAGCTACGGACGAGCTGA ttTTGCTTGAAAGAGTTTTTCTTCGGCTGGGCTCAGCAGATACAGATGAACAATTACAAGCATCTGTTTGTAAATTCCTACCACCAGTATTGCTCAAATTGTCCAGTGCACAGGAAGgcgttagaaaaaaagtaatggaGCTATTAATTCATATCAATAGAAGGGTAAAAACTAGACCTCAAGTGCAGTTACCAGTTGAAGCATTATTGTTGCAGTATCAGGATCCAGCTGCTAGTTCATTTGTAAtt aattttacaattatatatataaaattgggATATCCAcgtatggaaataaaaaagcaagcAGAATTAATCCCCAGTATATTAAATGCTATTGATGGAAAACCTTTATCCCATCAAGATAg tttaatGCTAATAATAATGCCAGCCTTAGGACATATTAATATTCCTGCAGACCCTGATAATCGAACATCTTTACTTGGTTTACAAGATAAACCTTATGTGTCAAAACAATTGATCAACTTTATGCTTGATGTACTACTATTACCTTATGG ATCGGTAGGACAAAGTGAAAATCAGCAAGTGAATCAAACTGTCGATTGGCCTCAATTTCCTATTCCACCTGGATTAAGTGAATATGCATTCAAGAGAATTATAGGTGAACATCCACCTACTGCTGAACAGCTGGAGCAAACCAAATTAGgaattgttaaatttatttctagtGGATTTTTTCCTGACtcagatatttttatacatttggTTGTTGCAGCTGCAGATACTAGATTTAGTGTTGCTAATATGGCAGAtttagaattgaaaaaaattgtaag TTCTTTAGACTGGTCCTCAATGCAAATAGCTGCACCACTTTATACATTATTCTTAGGTACTGATGGTTTAGCaacacaaaaagaaattaaacctGAAATGAAACGATTACCTGCTAGTACTCGTATTCGACTAAAAGTATTACATTATCTTTGTCGATTAATTAAGTCAGGTTTTATTATTCCTTCATGCATTCAG gTTGTATTTGATTCTTTGTAtggaaaaaatacaaattcaaAATTGAAATCATTAGCATTGAAATTTACATCTAATATTGTTCAACA ATGTAGTCTTACACCATTGGTTCGTGTAGCAGGAGTAATATTAAATggtatgataaaattaatttctgaaGGTGAAGATATTCATAAACCTATGGCATATACAATTATTGGACAATTAGGCCGAAGAATACCTTCATTGATCAATAAAGATTTGAGTTTGTTACAAAATCTTTTTGATACCTTGGTATCG ACTGACGGAGATTTACGAAGAACTGTGCGAGATGCGTTAATATCTGTAACATCTGCATTTATTCTCAATAAGGAAGATAAGAGTAACATAGCTTTGATGAATGCTTTATTATCATCTCATATAGAATCACCAGAATCAAGTGtaag gttTGTGGCTATGCATTATGCCGCGACTGTGTTTCCTCCTGACGATGCTCCATCACGATATCTACTACTTTTATCATGTGGCGATAACAAACATGAAATAAGTACAGAAGCTGTAAAAGCTCTATATAGTGGTATACATAAAACTGATGGCGATAGTCATGATAAACAGGATGTTAAACAAACAGTGGTACCAGATTTCTCAGACCTTGTAGCTTATATACATTCAAAGATGCAAATAAGAATGTCTGTGCCAAGTggtggaaaaataaatataggaaGTAAAACACTTCCATTTAATATTGCAACTTTTTCAGAG ataattaattatctacgAGTCTGTCTCGCAAAAAGTGCTAATATACCTAAATATAATGAGCCTTTGCAACATCCATGTGAATATACTCCAATGATTGGAcgttatttacaaaatttgtaCAAAACTCAACCAGGAGcactaaattattatcttgatATGATTTTATTGCTCACTCATGCTGCTGCAG ATTCAACTTCTTTGCAAGCACTATTAGAAATTGTTGGTTGTATCCCAAATTATATGagagaaatttatgaaaaagagcTACCATGGCTTCGTACCTTACTTACATCTACAAAACCGGATGTGAGATATTTGGTTGCTAAAGTCTATGGTGTTATAACTTCTAATTTTTCATCTACTGATTTCGAAAAACACATTTCGGAGATTATAGAtatgacaaagaaaaaacatgtaGAATCACAGCATGGTTCATTATTGGCTTTAACTTTCATGATAGAAAGgaatttgataattaaacgaaatgaaaatagagaTGTTCTACTCAATTGGGAGATGTATATTCATGttgttaaaattatat gtACATTTCTTCATGAAAGTACAATATTACTTATGGATGCTGCAGTTGAAGCTATTGGTATTGTAGGAAAAACATTTCCTTTACCATTACCTGCAGAAGGAAATGATGAATTAAGTAAAAAAGCAGTTACAGAAACATTGTTTTCTATAGTAACtgatgtaaaaataaagactAAG gtAAAGGAAAAGGCAGTGATCTCTTTAGGATACATATGTGTTGCAGAAGATTTTCCACACactacatatataatagacaaaataattacaatggCAAAAGAa acCAAGGATatagaaattcatttaattatggGTGAAGCTTTAGTATGTTGTGTTCAAGGACAGGCATCTCCAGAAGGACGAGATGCATGGACAACTCTTCCTAGCGAATATAAGATTTCATTTAGCAACAAAAGTATTGAACTTTTGATATATGTACtagatgaattattaaaaatgtataagatACCACATCCTAATTCTAGACAG gcaACATGCATATGGTTGTTAGCACTATTAAAACACAATGTTCAACGAGATTGtatcaaaacaaaattatcaGCAATTCATCATGCatttatagaatttctttctgAGGACAGTg ATATAATACAGGATTTAGCAGCAAAGGGACTTAGTCTAGTGCATGCTAATAGTACACAAGAAGAACGTAATTCTTTAGTGTCATCTATATTAGAGCAATTTATGCAAGGTCGTAGAACTGTACAACAAGTTACAAGTGATACAAAACTGTTTGAAGAGGGCCAGTTAGGAAAAAGTCCTAGTGG cgGTAATATATCAACATATAGAGAAATTTGCTCTCTTGCAACTGAATTACAAAAACCAGAAttggtttattattttatgagatTAGCTAATCACAATGCGGTTTGGACGTCTAAGAAAGGTGCTGCATTTGGATTTGCAGCCATAGCTAGTATTGCAAGCGATGaattaaataagtatttaCCAAGTATCATACCAAGATTATATAGATATCAATATGATCCTACTCCAAAACTTCAACAAAGTATGAGTAGTATATGGCGTGAAATTGTTCCTTCTACACTTAAAGCT cTTGAACAATATCATAAGGAAATATTGGatgatattagaaataatttgacAAATAATGAATGGAGAGTACGTATAAGTTGTTGTAATGCTTTGTCTGATTTGTTGAGAgcaaatattcatataaatttagaaTTATATGCTCCTGAATTATGGATGAAATTGTTTCGTGTGATGGATGACATTCATGAAGGTACAAGGGTGGCTGCTACAAACACAGCTAAAGTACTTAGCAAA gtttgTATACGATACTGTGATCCTTCATCTGGTAAAGCAGGTGAAGATTTATTACAAGCTATTTTACCATCATTACTTGATATTGGGGTACTCCATACAGTAGATACTGTGAGAATAATATCATTACAAACAATATCTCAGCTTGTAACATCAGCTGGAAATTTGCTTAAACCTGCTCTAGTCAACTTAATACCTGCTCTTTTAAGTGCAATTGGAGAATCTGAGAATCCTAATCTGTCATATTTAAGTAATGCATATGGTACGACATCCGAAGCACAAGATGCTATTGATGCATTAAGAACTTCTATTGCAAGGGATCATCATGCAGCAGAAACAATAtctaaa tgtatacaatatattgaCGCGTCTATTTTGAAAGATTTAATGCCAAAagtaatagaattaataaaatgcaGTGTTGGTTTTGGAACAAAGATTGCTTGTTCACATTTTTTGATTCTTCTTAGTACTCATTCGAAGCAAGAGATGCAACCATATACTG gtaagcTTCTAGTTGTTTTGGTAAATGGTTTAGCTGATCGTAATGCAGCGGTTAGACGGAATAATGCTATTGCTATTGGTCATGTGGTTGGATCAGCAAAGGAATCTAgtcttgaaaaattatttaacactTTAAATACTTGGtatatggaaaaagaag atgatTCCATTAGATTAGCAGTTGGGCAAACTTTGCAATCcataaataatcataatcaagAATTactaagaaattatttaaatattattatacctcttatattttttgctATGCATGCAGAAAAAACTCAAG caaataaaaatacagtTGCATTATGGACTGAATTATGGAATGATATAATACCAGGAACAGAAACAGGAATTAGGCAAAATTTAAGTACAATAACTACCACTTTACGTGGAGCTTTAGAATCAGCATCATGGAATACTAAAGTACAAGCAGCAAATGCAGTTAATACAGTAGCATCAAAGTTGGGTAGTGGTGTTGATATAGATGCAAGAAATACTTTATTAAAGGTATTGACAGATGGATTACGAGGACGAACGTGGAATGGCAAAGAGAAAGTCCTAAGTGCTCTTGCTACATTAGCAAGTAATAGCAA AGAAACCTTGCatgaagatgaaaaattaaaagaaatgataatagaAACACTATatagagaaagtaaaaaagaagcgGTAGAATATCGTCAACATGCTTTACAAGCTTTCTGTACTGTATTACATGAATtagatatcgataaatttacaGAGGTTTATAATATTGCTCaagaaattttaacgaag TTGTCAAATAAAAACACTGGTGATGATGATTCCATTACTGaaaattctaaaagaaaagaaaataatatcaaattacaaGAAGTAGTATATGAAATACTTGGCAAAGCATGGCCATCTTCTAAAAAGACACAgg aCAACTTCTGTATAGAATTTGTACAGCATTGTCAGCAAGTATTACCCAATACGACGAGACCTGTACAAGTTGCTATATTGACGTCACTAAATCATTTTGTGGATAAACTTgttctttttacaataaataatgcaaatatgacgacgaaagataaagaaacattaaattcATTATGTGATATGCTTTGCAATATATTATCACATtgtataa gTACTCCGAGATATACCAgaataagaaaggaaggattaaatatagttatttcgctttcgaaaaaattaaatgagacgaaaaatattgaaaatcttgacaaaataaaattagtgCTAAAAGAATTAATGCCAGATTTAGCAAAGGATAATCAGCCTGAAATTCGAACAAGAGttatagatattaaagaaatgcTGAAAATGTAA
- the LOC122630786 gene encoding uncharacterized protein LOC122630786 isoform X2, giving the protein MHLYMCKNARINIYVIYNSLDKKVKCDEDQILFYLAKLQVINPESILLIASYKDIEHFCRKIVETLDSIDNVMQTCTPLPEDHLYMQLIAGLRVLSSKLCVYENYQSIFRKYMKCYQELHDEYLDCVGPTDWTENMEIHDLCDQFKAISDCYYTLTAVLCGIKAAKILKELVVQVITAVIWTNCPNVYKDPVVSDPMPDLMNSKSSCNTSINFIIVIIFINIL; this is encoded by the exons atgcATTTATACATGTGTAAAAACGCAAGgatcaatatatatgtaatatataact cattagataaaaaagttaaatgcGATGAGGAccagatattattttatttggcTAAACTACAAGTTATTAATCCagaaagtatattattaattgcttCATACAAGGACATTGAACATTTTTGTAG gaaaatagTTGAAACTCTTGATTCAATTGATAATGTAATGCAAACATGTACACCTTTGCCAGAAGACCATTTATATATGCAACTTATAGCAGGATTAAGAGTACTCAGTAGTAAACTTTGTGTGTATGAAAATTATCAATCTA tatttagaaaatatatgaagtGTTATCAAGAACTCCACGATGAATATTTGGACTGTGTAGGACCAACAGATTGGACAGAAAATATGGAAATACATGATCTGTGCGA TCAATTCAAAGCTATATCTGATTGTTACTATACATTAACTGCTGTATTATGTGGTATCAAAGCTGCAAAAATTCTTAAAGAACTCGTTGTGCAAGTTATAACTGCTGTTATTTGG ACTAATTGTCCTAATGTATACAAGGATCCAGTTGTTTCAGATCCCATGCCAGATCTTATGAATTCCAAGTCATCTTGTAATACttctatcaattttataattgtaataatatttataaatatattataa
- the LOC122630786 gene encoding uncharacterized protein LOC122630786 isoform X1, with protein MEIVHWHILFTVYFIFIIFIAKYYAQTEIYEDYNFDPEFDYSQLSSTIEYEGTNYSSHTKTVIHKTLDKKVKCDEDQILFYLAKLQVINPESILLIASYKDIEHFCRKIVETLDSIDNVMQTCTPLPEDHLYMQLIAGLRVLSSKLCVYENYQSIFRKYMKCYQELHDEYLDCVGPTDWTENMEIHDLCDQFKAISDCYYTLTAVLCGIKAAKILKELVVQVITAVIWTNCPNVYKDPVVSDPMPDLMNSKSSCNTSINFIIVIIFINIL; from the exons ATGGAAATTGTACATTggcatatattatttactgtttattttatttttataattttcattgcaAAATACTATGCTCAAACTGAAATATATGAGGATTATAATTTTGATCCTGAATTTGATTATTCACAATTAAGCAGTACTATTGAATATGAAGGAACTAATTATTCTTCTCACACAAAAACTGTTAtacataaaa cattagataaaaaagttaaatgcGATGAGGAccagatattattttatttggcTAAACTACAAGTTATTAATCCagaaagtatattattaattgcttCATACAAGGACATTGAACATTTTTGTAG gaaaatagTTGAAACTCTTGATTCAATTGATAATGTAATGCAAACATGTACACCTTTGCCAGAAGACCATTTATATATGCAACTTATAGCAGGATTAAGAGTACTCAGTAGTAAACTTTGTGTGTATGAAAATTATCAATCTA tatttagaaaatatatgaagtGTTATCAAGAACTCCACGATGAATATTTGGACTGTGTAGGACCAACAGATTGGACAGAAAATATGGAAATACATGATCTGTGCGA TCAATTCAAAGCTATATCTGATTGTTACTATACATTAACTGCTGTATTATGTGGTATCAAAGCTGCAAAAATTCTTAAAGAACTCGTTGTGCAAGTTATAACTGCTGTTATTTGG ACTAATTGTCCTAATGTATACAAGGATCCAGTTGTTTCAGATCCCATGCCAGATCTTATGAATTCCAAGTCATCTTGTAATACttctatcaattttataattgtaataatatttataaatatattataa